One Methanobacterium formicicum DSM 3637 genomic window, AGTACGGAATCCTTCTTCACGGAAGATTGATCTTACCCTGGTAGCATGTGTATCCACAGATACGGTGACAGGATCCGGGGTCATTACTTCTTCCACCGGGCTCAAACTATTCACCTTCTAAATCTTCTTTACACTCCTCACAAACGTACTTTCCATCTACTTCATCCAGATAATCCAAGTAATTTCCACATACTTCACAGGTTCCAGGTACTGATTTTTCATTGTCAGAGTAATCTATCTGGTGGCTCATCTTGGCGTTTTCCACCAGTATTTCAGTGAGCTCTGGTGAAACTGTCATTACATCAGTGGAGGTTAATATACCAACAAGAACTCCATTATTTACCACTGGCAGTCTTCTTATCTTATTTTTAGCCATGGTCCTTGCTGCTTCGTTGAGTTCACTTCCGGGGGTGATTTTGATGAGGTCCCGGGTCATGACCTCGGCCACCGTTATCTGGCTGGCCTGGATATCCATGGATACAACCTTGGTTATAATGTCACTTTCGGTAATCAGTCCTTCCGGTTCTGAATTACTCCGGATAATGAGGCTTCCAATGCCCTTCTGACTCATTATAGCCGCAGCTTGGGCAATGCTGGTTTCGGGGTCTACAGTTATCACACTTGATGTCATGGCGTCGTGCACAGTCACTTGGGTATCCATTTCCATCTAAATACCTCCTATCTTAGGTTAAGAAGTTTATGAACCTGGGGTATGGTTAACACGTCAAGATATTCTCCTGCTTTCTCGGAAATTTCCAGTAGTTTGTGAGTTTTCCCAGCCCAAAGTTCCAGGGGACTGACCGGTTGAACAACCAGGGATATTTTACTGGTATCCTGGATTTCATCCCTTATTCTGGCTGCTATACAGGCCACTGTGTCCGTTGTTGTGGAGGGCTGTACTACTAACTTACAGTAACTATTTATCCCCTTTTTTATTAATAGCTTTATGGATTTTATCTCCTGATTCATGAGATCATCCCAGTCAGAAACCGCCTCATGCTCCGGGAGTTTCACATCCATGGACACATACTGCACTAATTCTGTTAATTTAGCCATTTCATCAGGTAATGAACCATTTGTTTCCAATAGAGCAGGTAAAGGATATTTTTCCAGGAATTCTTTAATAAAATCAGCGTGTAATAATGGTTCTCCCCCGGTGAATGAAATTGAGTGAAAATCTGGGGTTATGAGTTCATTGATTTTCTCGTATAGGGCGTCTATGTCAAACTCTTCACCATAACCTGGATCACGGCTTAAGGAGGTGTCACAGTAGTTGCAGTTTAGGTTGCATCCGGTGAACCTTACAAAGACCTGTCTACGGCCCAGGAGTTTTCCCTCCCCCTGTATGCTTGAAAAAATTTCCGAAATTCTAGTTTTTATTTCAAATCCCCCATTACTCGGCTTTTTTAGTGGAATAAGCACCCTGACCTATTCCCTCGTTCACGCATATCTCCACACTTTTAATGTCTCCCTCATCCTGAAGTGCCTGGAAAAGCTTACCAGCCAGGTACTCTGCCAGGTCCTCAGCAGAGGTGGAGGGTAGTGGTAGGAGACAGCAGTCTTCCCGGGGGATTTTATATTCTTTATTCCCGATGGAAAACTCTACTGGGTCTTTGGATTTGAATTCAAGTTCTTTACTGTTTTCAGGTATGAGGAGTTTGTGATCGAGTTCTTTGCACATTTTCCTTACCTGTGACTTGACTGTTTTAAAGTCAGCCACGAATCCAAACTGGCCACCACGTTCTCCTTCCACAACTACGTCCACGTGGTAGGAGTGTCCGTGTATCCCTCCACAGAATTCATGGCAGGGTATCATGTGGGCTGATGCGAATCTCAAGTTAGCGTGTATTCCATTAATAACTATTTTCATTTAAAAAACCTTCTAAAACATTTTTAATGATTTAATAACCTTTTAATAACTGTAAATCTATCCAATTGTAAATTTATTCCATCAAAATTTTTTAATTCTCTATTATAATTATTTTAATTTGAATCCATATCATGATATCTGATGGATTATGAGATCTGACCAATATGATACCTGACAGAACTCATGAAACCTGACCAATGATACCCAACAGAGCTATGAGATCTGACCAATTATAATACCAGACAGAACTCATGAAACTGACTAATAATACTTAACAGAGCTATGAGATTGACTGATTATGCTTCTTGATGAGTTATGAATCCAACGAATCTCTAAAACACTCTGGTCTTGCTAATATCCTGTTCTATGTCAGAAATTTCCATCACATACCTTTCAGAAATATTTTTTGCGAGTTTGGTAACATCTTCATGGGTTAAATGTGCCTTGCACTCAGTCAAACCAGTGGTTTTAACATCATCCGGTGTTCCCTGGCTGGTCAGGTTCATGGCAAAGTGGATTTTCATGCTACTGATGGAACAGGTGGCAATGGATACACTGAGCTTACCTCCATCCAAGTAGATATCATCACCCTTGCGGAGTGTTTTTATACCCAGTTCTTCCAGTAAATCCTTTACAATCATTACCAGAATCCTTTGCCGGTGGTAGCAGAGCCGCATGTCTGCGGGTTGTATGTCAAAGTGTTCGATTATGAAGTGCACCATTTCATCGGATTTTATCTCCAGCCCCACATCCTCGTAATCAATTAACTCGTCTGAGTGAATGTTCATGGGACCGATCCAGGTTACAATACTGGATCCCTTTATTCCCAGAGCCTGGAATGCCCACATTGGATTAATCTGACTTCCATCGTACAGCATACCAGATTCGAGTGTTTTTTGTTTCATGATAATCAGACCCTTTTTTAGTATGGCTATTTGAGCAGGGTTATAATTTTTTCAAATGGGAATATTTTCAATTCAGTATATTTTCAATACAGTATATTTTCAATACAGGATTATGATTAATGATTTAATGATGTTATTAAGATTGGATTTGATCATTAATGAGTCTGTCTTAATTCAGGCCTACTTGGGGAAAACTTCAAGTTCACGATAACCAGTTTCAGAGTCAGATACTCGCTTGAAAACCATGTCTGGACACAGAATGCAAACTTCAACCGTGGTGTGCACTGGACAGCCAGTCATCAGGTGTCCTCCTGTGACATTGCCCTGGCTATCAGCCACTGCCAGGTGCAGGTGAATCCCATTGGTGGCTATGGTCCCGGTGGCAGAAACTATCTCCAGTGGCCCTTTAATCATCTTTTTATTACCATCTGCCATTCTTAATACTGCTTCATCCAGGCTACCAACTAAACACAGGATTACACCAGATTTTAACCCATGTTTATCCCTTATATTTTCAAGGGACTGCTTGAGGTCCTGGCCTGGCACCAATCTTTTTACTATCATATTTAATAATATGCCCATGCATTAAATTAATTCATGCAAGCCAGAGTCCGAGACTTTATCTACACCAAGGATGATCTTTTCTTGGCCACAACCACCTACCTGCACCCAGATGATCGAATACAATCATTTTTACGCTACATTCCAGATCCAGAGGGGGAAAGATCCCTGAATGGCTCCAGGTACAGTAAGGTGGATTCACAGCAGGCTTATGATTTTTTAAATGAGTATTATCCTGATTATCTTTTTGATTGTGAAATTACACGGGTTAAAATGATGGGTGCACCACTCAAAAGAGTGGAAAAGATACTGAGCCCAGTTGATCGCCTCAACCAAATAATGGAACTTTCCTCACCCAACGATCTTCTCCGGAAGGTGATTAAAGTGGCAGATACCTTCCACGAAGAGGCAGGTATCAACCCAAAACACCTGGGCATATCCGGATCAATACTGCCCAATTTATACGACCCCATGGTTTCCGATATTGACTTCGTTGTTTATGGCCTTAAAAATCACAGGCAGGCTATGGAAACATTTGAATCCATGAAACATGATACTAACAGCCCTTTAAAAGCTATTGAGGATGGTTACTGGGCTAAACTATACGCAAAGAGGATCAAGGATTCTACCTTAAGTTATGATGAATTCCGGTGGTACGAGGACCGTAAAAATAACCGGGGAGTGGTGGACGGCACTCTGTTTGATATTCTGGCCACCAGGGAATGGGATGAAATCACCGGCAAATATGGTGATGAGACCTATTCACCCTGCGGAACCATTGAAATTGAGGCAACTGTTTCTGATGCTCTGGCAGCCTTTGACAACCCTGCAGTTTACCAGGTGGAAGATGTGAAGATACTGGATGGTCCTGATGTTTACCTGAAGGAGGTGGCATCCTACACCCATACTTACTCTGGTCAGGCCAGAGAAGGGGAAAGGATAGTTGCCCGTGGAAAGTTGGAAAAAGTTATAGGTAAAAAAACCCATTACCGCTTGATTGTAGGAACCACCAGAGAATCCTTAGGAGAGTATATTAAATTAAAGGATTTGAAAATAAATTAAATGATTCAACAGTATATTAAATACCCAATATCACTTTTTAAAAACAGGTTTACTAATAAATTGGTTACTAAAAATTTTGGTTTACTGAGAAAATAAACCCCTTTAACTAACCACATCATCATTACTTAAACTCACTAAACAATTGTTATATTAAGCCACTCATAGAAATTATAAAAAAGTAAAAATATCAAAAAAGGATTTCGGAATGATTTAAATGGAAGAAACAGTTAATATTGGACTTATTGGTTTTGGAACCATCGGAAGCGGTGTTGTAGCCACTTTAAATCAAAACATCCAATTGTTAGAGAGTAAAGTTAATAAAAAGGTTAATCTCAAACGTATAGTGGATCTGGACATCACCACTGATCGTGGTGTGGAAGTTAAACCCGGAGTACTATCCACCAATGTGGATGATATCCTGGAGGATGATGAGATTGATATTGTCATTGAACTGGTTGGTGGCTATCAGCCAGCTCTGAATTTCATTTTAAAGGCTATGGAAAATGGCAAACATGTTGTAACTGCCAATAAAGCACTTTTAGCCAAGCACTGGCAGGAGATCACTGACAGTGCCCAGAAAAATGGTGTAAGAATCGCTTTTGAGGCCAGTGTTGGTGGAGGTATTCCATTACTGGCACCACTAAATGATGGGCTGACTGCAAACAACATAGAAACCATTTACGGGATCATCAATGGAACCGCCAATTACATACTCACTAAAATGGCTGCAGAAGGTCTTGATTTTGACACAGTCCTAAAAGAAGCCCAGGAGATGGGTTACGCTGAAGCAGACCCTACCTTTGATATTGAAGGCCATGACACTGCTCAGAAACTCATAATACTCAGCATACTTGGTTTTGGAGTTTACGTTAAACAGGAACGGTTCCACGTTGAAGGTATAACCAGGATCACACCGGACGACATCCGTTTTGCCCGGGAAGAACTGGAAAGTGTGATTAAACTACTGGCCATTGCCCAGATAACCGATGGCGAGCTGGAAATAAGGGTACATCCCACCCTGGTACCTGAAACACACCTATTAGCAGCGGTTAACGATGTTTTTAATGCAGTGTACCTGGTGGGAGATGTGGTGGGTCCAGTGCTCATGTACGGAGCAGGTGCTGGTATGATGCCTACTGCCAGTGCAGTGGTGGCAGATTGTATTGACATAATTCAGGATATGGAAAGACCAGTGGCTTACGGGCCAAAAGAAACCAGGGTAGAAAAGATTAAGGATATTTCAGAAGTGGAGTCCAAGTATTATCTGAGGATAACTGCACTGGATGAACCAGGAGTCCTGCACTCCATATCCGGTGTTCTGAGTGATCTGGACATTAGTATTGAATCAGTGAGCCAGAAAAAAGCAGATAAAGGTGAAGCAGTACCTATCTTCATAGTAACCCATCATGCCCTGGAGAAAAACGTTCAGGAAGCACTGACTCTCATTGACCAGATGGACTTTGTGAAGGAAGAAACTGTTCTTATTCGGTTACTTTAGATGGATAAAAATAATCTTTAAACGAATTGAATAATAAAAATGGCATTAAATAATTTAATTCCTTATACCAGAGTATAAAATCTCTTATACCCTGAGTATAAGTGAATTTTAATTTTGGTTCTTTAGTTCATTTGAAATTTTAATTTTTTAACTTCAGGACTGGATCATGGTTAATTCATGACCGGAACAGCTATTTATGACCTGATCATGGTTAAGATCATTTTGTATCGTTCCAGGGCATGGAGAGCGTGTGGTTCATCCGCAGGCATGATGATCATATCTCCCCTATGGAGTGTGTTCTTTTTGCCGGAGATTGTTATTTCTGCCTTTCCATCGATTATCTGGACCATTGCATCGAATGGTGCGGTGTGTTCGCTTAGCCCTTCCCCTTTATCAAAGGCAAATATAGTTACAGTTCCAGTTTCCTTGCGGATTATTTCACGGCTTACAACTGCTCCTTCCTGATAATCAAGCAGGTCTTCCACATTTATAACCACGGATTTCAGTTCATCACTCATTATATACACCTTACCTTTTTATTTTCAGTAAATAACATTTAATACTACACTAAATTAGGTAAATAGAGTTAAATGGGACAAATATCGAATCAACTACGGCAAATAGAGTTGCCTTTAACAGTAGTTACCCCATGAATGCATAAACTTGTTGGAATATTTAAATTTCTTCCATTTATACTTATCTTCAATAAATTCAACCTTCTTCCATAAATTCAATTAACTGTTGCATGTAACCGAAGAAGTTTAAAAGGGAATCTACGTAGTCCCGGGCATCGTCCACATCAGTCACATCATAATCTTTTTTGGAGATAACATCATCAAATCGTGACAGAACATCTTCTTTAATGGAGTTTAGGATGAAATTCATGAGATCATTCATGTTTTCAGTTCTAACCGCCTGCTCCGCCATTTTAATAACTGGTTTTTTATTGATCTGAGAGGGTCTGAGCCCATTGTAAGCCATTCCCCTACCTTTCAGGTGCAATCGGACTGCGGTTTCAAAGAACCAGTAGTCGGCCAGTTCAGCTGCATCTCCAGAAAGTTCTCGCACCAGGAGTGTTCGCTCAAAGGCATCTTTAAGCTCATCCTCATATCTTTCCCGGATAAATGGGAACACATAATCAATGTTTTCCATTTCTAGAGCTTCTTCAGCGGCTTTAACCACCAATCCATCCATACCATCACATTGAAGTGTCATTTTAAGCTCACCCCTCGGATATTCCTCCATCCTGGAATTTTAGTTCAGATTAATGTTCAACAAGGATGTTTATGCAAGTTATTTTGTGGGTTAATATTTGTCCACAAATAGTATTAAAATGATTCCAAATCCATCATCAAAACCAAACCCTGAAAAATTAACCCCCAAATTAATATAAATATAAATCCTTTTACCAACAGAGTATAAGTGGTGATACCATGGATAAAAAAACTGAGGAACTCCTTAAAAAATGTGAAAATGTGGAAGATACCAGTATTATGGGCACCTGCAAAGGCCTGCTGAAAATGATGGCCGAAAAAGACGTGGTTGTTGAGGACAAAGAGGGGCAAACCTATCTGGACATGGCTGAAAACCTCAAACCAAATGATGTGTCACAGGTTCTGCAGTTAGCTCTTAAAGTCCGGGAAAGTGGGGATATTACTGACGTTGAACTAAAAAACGAGGCAAGTAGACTCATCAGAGCCATAGAAATGAGTTAAAAACTATCATTTAACTTTCAAGTCAACAATAAGAACCAGAAAATAAGTTTAAATTTAAACAGAAATAGTTTAAATTCGAAAAAGTAATTTTTAAAATTATTAAAAGATCTCTTTTGGGAGATCTTCTAAATCCTTTTTTTATGAAGTATAAATTAGAATTTTGATTTAAAATAAAATAAATTAGAATTTTGATTCAAAATCTCTTTTGACCGAGTCGTTTGATGTCGAATATAGCAGTGTCTGCTACTGACAT contains:
- a CDS encoding CBS domain-containing protein: MEMDTQVTVHDAMTSSVITVDPETSIAQAAAIMSQKGIGSLIIRSNSEPEGLITESDIITKVVSMDIQASQITVAEVMTRDLIKITPGSELNEAARTMAKNKIRRLPVVNNGVLVGILTSTDVMTVSPELTEILVENAKMSHQIDYSDNEKSVPGTCEVCGNYLDYLDEVDGKYVCEECKEDLEGE
- a CDS encoding 7-carboxy-7-deazaguanine synthase QueE gives rise to the protein MLIPLKKPSNGGFEIKTRISEIFSSIQGEGKLLGRRQVFVRFTGCNLNCNYCDTSLSRDPGYGEEFDIDALYEKINELITPDFHSISFTGGEPLLHADFIKEFLEKYPLPALLETNGSLPDEMAKLTELVQYVSMDVKLPEHEAVSDWDDLMNQEIKSIKLLIKKGINSYCKLVVQPSTTTDTVACIAARIRDEIQDTSKISLVVQPVSPLELWAGKTHKLLEISEKAGEYLDVLTIPQVHKLLNLR
- a CDS encoding 6-carboxytetrahydropterin synthase QueD — protein: MKIVINGIHANLRFASAHMIPCHEFCGGIHGHSYHVDVVVEGERGGQFGFVADFKTVKSQVRKMCKELDHKLLIPENSKELEFKSKDPVEFSIGNKEYKIPREDCCLLPLPSTSAEDLAEYLAGKLFQALQDEGDIKSVEICVNEGIGQGAYSTKKAE
- a CDS encoding DUF366 family protein; its protein translation is MKQKTLESGMLYDGSQINPMWAFQALGIKGSSIVTWIGPMNIHSDELIDYEDVGLEIKSDEMVHFIIEHFDIQPADMRLCYHRQRILVMIVKDLLEELGIKTLRKGDDIYLDGGKLSVSIATCSISSMKIHFAMNLTSQGTPDDVKTTGLTECKAHLTHEDVTKLAKNISERYVMEISDIEQDISKTRVF
- a CDS encoding PPC domain-containing DNA-binding protein, with amino-acid sequence MIVKRLVPGQDLKQSLENIRDKHGLKSGVILCLVGSLDEAVLRMADGNKKMIKGPLEIVSATGTIATNGIHLHLAVADSQGNVTGGHLMTGCPVHTTVEVCILCPDMVFKRVSDSETGYRELEVFPK
- a CDS encoding DNA polymerase subunit beta; translation: MQARVRDFIYTKDDLFLATTTYLHPDDRIQSFLRYIPDPEGERSLNGSRYSKVDSQQAYDFLNEYYPDYLFDCEITRVKMMGAPLKRVEKILSPVDRLNQIMELSSPNDLLRKVIKVADTFHEEAGINPKHLGISGSILPNLYDPMVSDIDFVVYGLKNHRQAMETFESMKHDTNSPLKAIEDGYWAKLYAKRIKDSTLSYDEFRWYEDRKNNRGVVDGTLFDILATREWDEITGKYGDETYSPCGTIEIEATVSDALAAFDNPAVYQVEDVKILDGPDVYLKEVASYTHTYSGQAREGERIVARGKLEKVIGKKTHYRLIVGTTRESLGEYIKLKDLKIN
- a CDS encoding homoserine dehydrogenase; amino-acid sequence: MEETVNIGLIGFGTIGSGVVATLNQNIQLLESKVNKKVNLKRIVDLDITTDRGVEVKPGVLSTNVDDILEDDEIDIVIELVGGYQPALNFILKAMENGKHVVTANKALLAKHWQEITDSAQKNGVRIAFEASVGGGIPLLAPLNDGLTANNIETIYGIINGTANYILTKMAAEGLDFDTVLKEAQEMGYAEADPTFDIEGHDTAQKLIILSILGFGVYVKQERFHVEGITRITPDDIRFAREELESVIKLLAIAQITDGELEIRVHPTLVPETHLLAAVNDVFNAVYLVGDVVGPVLMYGAGAGMMPTASAVVADCIDIIQDMERPVAYGPKETRVEKIKDISEVESKYYLRITALDEPGVLHSISGVLSDLDISIESVSQKKADKGEAVPIFIVTHHALEKNVQEALTLIDQMDFVKEETVLIRLL
- a CDS encoding cupin domain-containing protein is translated as MSDELKSVVINVEDLLDYQEGAVVSREIIRKETGTVTIFAFDKGEGLSEHTAPFDAMVQIIDGKAEITISGKKNTLHRGDMIIMPADEPHALHALERYKMILTMIRS
- a CDS encoding DUF6448 family protein, translated to MTLQCDGMDGLVVKAAEEALEMENIDYVFPFIRERYEDELKDAFERTLLVRELSGDAAELADYWFFETAVRLHLKGRGMAYNGLRPSQINKKPVIKMAEQAVRTENMNDLMNFILNSIKEDVLSRFDDVISKKDYDVTDVDDARDYVDSLLNFFGYMQQLIEFMEEG